The Plasmodium chabaudi chabaudi strain AS genome assembly, chromosome: 14 genome contains the following window.
caaGAACAaggaaaaaacaaaagcaGAAAGTTGTTAAGAGAATATATCGATAGGGAATACACATATACACAAGTACAAAATACGAAGATATAACTTTTAACAAAcgtattgaaaaaaaaaaaattacattgATGATATGGAAAAGGtaataacaatttaaatgtaacatgtataaaaatataaaatcgtTTAAGAACGGAAAAATTGgctttatataattataaagttAGTACTAACAAAATTACTAAAGGTATAACTAGCCTTCCGTATCATAATCCAAAATCCAAACATAtagatttttattaatagacataaaatggaaaacgcagttaaaattttaaatgaagttattggaaaaataaaagattataacaaaaaatatggaataaATTTGGACGAATTTCACaatgtattatttgtaacgagtatattattagcattactatttattttttatataatttttattttatttgctatattttgtaaaaaatccaaaacaaataaagttgtattattattaggaCCATGTGAAAGTGGTAAAACCActttcctttttaaattaaaaactgATAAAATGTGTAGGACTGTACCATCAATGAAAGAAAATGTTgcttttgtatttttaaaaaatattaaaaaatccaAGTTTATACAATTTGTTGATTTTCCTGGTCATCCAAAGTTAGCCTTtggtattaaaaaatatctaAACGTTACAAATGTAATTGTTTATATCCTTGACAGTTCAGATAGGCAATCTCTCAAATATGTCGCAgagtaataatatattaatatgtatacatattgtagcgatataaaaatgcacaCAATTTTTGTTAAAGCAGTGTGAAATGATTGCACAAAAATGATACTTCattgtaatttattttttttttgtcgcAGAAATATGTTGgaattatttatgaataaGGAAATTGTCAAAAGACAAATTcctatcatcattttttgcaACAAAACGGATTTATGTAATTCCCGTCCAAAGAAAGTCATTAAAGAGGATTTAGAAAGAGAAATgtaaaacattaaaaaaatagtaaattaGCTAGTTACTAGTTTTATCCGATTTTGGCtactcatttttttatgcattaactttttattttttagagAAATTTTGAAGATGTCTAAATACAACTCCCTTGAGGATGATATGAATGACGAAACGGAATGTTTCCTTGGCGTCAATTCAGAATTCTTTAGATTTGAAAGGGCTCCAATCCACGTGGTAAGACAAGCATATAATAGGATAATATAAGATTATAAGAAATGCCACAAAAGCATAtgctataatatataagcCGATTGGATAATACATGAGAATGCTTATTACACTTCTTTACATGCATAATGATGTAACTATTTAtcaattaatattttatcatattttacgTTTTACAGGAAATATGCAGTGCgtcaataaaaaataataacgtGGATGAGGTCATTGAACTTattggaaaatattattaatttttatctcattaaattattatatttagcCATTCATATacttgttttttattaatttatttaatacttatatttttttcactaatactatataaataagttattttttttatttttgttactttattttttgaaaacaCCATAGCATATGTGTTAGTtgctttttctttttcaatttttttttaataatttagactttcaatttatatgtttgaaataaaacaatatatttatataatttaaaatcgatagaaacattttttttaaatattataataccGTGTATTTGAAAAccgttttattttttcccgatctatatattacatattttacagctgttttgtaaaaataccTAACTACAACACACACGAATATTCATAGTTGTGCTCggtaaaaacatataaaggAGACCATAtacaatttaattattgtgaatgatttaaaaaatataaataagatAAAAGCTAAAGAGGTAAGATTGAAAAGAACATTTAAagttgtattttttatcatgaACAAGGAtagtgtaaaaaaataaatgaagcATAGTTCaaacattaaaaatgtgtaagttaattaaaaattttaaataaaataaataatcatattaACTTTATGGGCTTTTAACCAAAGCTAGAAATGTGTggacatatgcatatatccAAAATATGaagtgaaataaaaaattggcacataattaattaataaaaagaatacTCACATGTAAAAATGTGACAAAaaagaatgaaaaaataaataaatgttaaAACGCatgaatattcatattatttacaaaaaaaaaaattatgttttttgttttatagtTTTAGACAGAATATATGGCTAGCTACTAGCTATTTTgcatatgatttttttatttctagcTATTTTGCacatgaattttttatttctagccatttcatataattttttttatttctagcTATTTTCCCATTAAGTGTCGTTAAAGTTGTAGCTAAAATCCCTAAATAGTGTGTTATGggaattaaaattaaaagagtGTGAGTCAAACTTGTCAGAGCGCCTAAGAGGCATACACAAAAATTCGTCATCAAAATTTCTTAAATCTATTGTGTTAATTAAAACAGGTTTAAATGGAggtgatatttttttagagCAAACATCATCCCAattaatgtttttaaagaaaggatgtttttttatttcttctgCATCCGTTATACCCGATCCTAACCTTTTTCGtggatttttttgtaataatttttttaatagatCACCAACTTCTGGTGATAAT
Protein-coding sequences here:
- a CDS encoding signal recognition particle receptor subunit beta, putative, whose product is MENAVKILNEVIGKIKDYNKKYGINLDEFHNVLFVTSILLALLFIFYIIFILFAIFCKKSKTNKVVLLLGPCESGKTTFLFKLKTDKMCRTVPSMKENVAFVFLKNIKKSKFIQFVDFPGHPKLAFGIKKYLNVTNVIVYILDSSDRQSLKYVAENMLELFMNKEIVKRQIPIIIFCNKTDLCNSRPKKVIKEDLEREIEILKMSKYNSLEDDMNDETECFLGVNSEFFRFERAPIHVEICSASIKNNNVDEVIELIGKYY